The Eubacteriaceae bacterium Marseille-Q4139 genome has a window encoding:
- a CDS encoding glycogen/starch/alpha-glucan phosphorylase, producing MENINKELFKKTVVYNVKSLYRKTIDEATPAQVYHAVAMAVKDIIIDKWIASHKEYEKQDVKVVYYMSMEFLTGRFLGNNIINLCAQKEIKEALDELGFDLNAIEDQERDPALGNGGLGRLAACFLDSLATLGYPAYGCGIRYRYGLFRQKIEDGYQKEIPDEWLKDGYPFEIRRAEYATEVKFGGYVDTEWDGHRNNFVQKGYQSVMAVPYDIPIVGYGNNIINSLRIWDAQPVNTFSLNDFDKGDYQKAVEQENLAKTIVEVLYPNDNHYAGKELRLKQQYFFISASVQRAVKKYKEKHDDIHKFYEKAVFQMNDTHPSVAVAELMRILVDEEHLEWDEAWEITTKTCAYTNHTIMSEALEKWPIELFSRLLPRIYQIVEEINRRFVEEIKRLYPGNNEKIRKMAIIYDGQVRMAHLAIVGSFSVNGVARLHTEILEKQELRDFYEMMPQKFNNKTNGITQRRFLLHGNPLLADWVTDKIGDEWIRDLSHIKKLAVYADDARCQQEFMNIKYHNKLRLAKYIKEHNGIDVDPRSIFDVQVKRLHEYKRQLMNILHVMYLYNQLKDNPNMDIIPRTFIFGAKAAPAYTRAKLTIKLINSVADVINNDRSINGKLKVVFIEDYSVSNAELIFAAADVSEQISTASKEASGTGNMKFMLNGALTIGTMDGATVEMAEEVGEENMFIFGTSSDEIINLEKNGGYNPMEIFNSDQDIRRVLMQLINGYYAPQDPEMFRDIYNSLLNTYNSDRADTYFILKDFRAYIEAEDKIDKAYRDEAWWAKTAILNTACSGKFSSDRTIEEYVRDIWHLEKVKVEMK from the coding sequence TTGGAGAATATCAATAAAGAACTCTTTAAGAAGACGGTTGTTTACAATGTAAAGAGCCTGTACCGCAAGACCATCGACGAGGCAACGCCGGCCCAGGTGTACCATGCCGTCGCCATGGCCGTAAAGGACATTATCATCGACAAATGGATCGCCAGCCACAAGGAATACGAAAAGCAGGACGTAAAAGTGGTTTACTACATGTCGATGGAGTTTTTAACGGGACGGTTCCTTGGGAACAACATCATCAACCTCTGCGCCCAGAAGGAGATCAAAGAGGCGCTTGACGAGCTTGGGTTTGACTTGAATGCCATTGAGGACCAGGAGCGCGACCCGGCCCTCGGAAACGGCGGCCTCGGCCGTCTTGCCGCCTGCTTTTTGGATTCCCTTGCGACCCTTGGCTATCCGGCTTACGGCTGCGGCATCCGCTACCGCTACGGCCTGTTCCGCCAGAAAATTGAAGACGGCTACCAGAAGGAAATCCCGGATGAGTGGTTAAAGGATGGCTATCCCTTTGAGATCCGCCGTGCCGAGTACGCCACCGAGGTCAAGTTCGGCGGCTACGTGGACACCGAGTGGGACGGCCACCGGAACAATTTCGTCCAGAAGGGCTACCAGTCCGTCATGGCAGTTCCCTATGACATCCCGATTGTGGGCTATGGCAACAACATCATCAACTCCCTGCGGATCTGGGACGCACAGCCGGTCAACACCTTCTCCTTAAACGATTTCGACAAGGGCGATTACCAGAAGGCTGTGGAGCAGGAGAACCTGGCAAAGACCATCGTAGAGGTGCTTTATCCCAACGACAACCACTATGCCGGCAAGGAGCTGCGCTTAAAGCAGCAGTATTTCTTCATCTCCGCAAGCGTTCAGCGGGCTGTGAAAAAATATAAGGAAAAACATGACGACATCCATAAATTCTACGAGAAGGCAGTCTTCCAGATGAATGACACCCATCCGAGCGTGGCTGTGGCCGAGCTCATGAGGATTTTGGTGGACGAAGAGCATTTGGAGTGGGATGAGGCATGGGAGATCACCACGAAGACCTGCGCTTACACGAACCACACGATCATGTCCGAGGCTCTGGAGAAATGGCCTATTGAGCTATTCTCCCGTCTGCTTCCGCGTATCTATCAGATCGTGGAGGAGATCAACCGCCGGTTCGTGGAAGAGATCAAGCGCCTGTATCCCGGCAATAACGAGAAGATCCGCAAGATGGCAATCATCTACGACGGACAGGTGCGGATGGCACACCTTGCCATCGTGGGCAGCTTCTCTGTAAACGGCGTTGCAAGGCTTCACACGGAAATCCTTGAGAAGCAGGAGCTTCGGGACTTCTATGAGATGATGCCGCAGAAGTTCAACAACAAGACAAACGGCATTACCCAGAGACGGTTCCTCCTTCATGGAAACCCGCTTCTTGCAGACTGGGTGACGGATAAGATCGGCGACGAGTGGATCCGCGATCTGTCCCATATTAAGAAGCTGGCCGTCTACGCAGACGATGCAAGATGCCAGCAGGAGTTCATGAACATCAAGTACCACAATAAGCTGCGCCTCGCCAAGTATATCAAGGAGCACAACGGCATCGACGTGGATCCGCGTTCCATCTTCGATGTGCAGGTAAAACGTCTCCATGAGTACAAGCGTCAGCTCATGAACATCCTTCATGTGATGTACCTGTACAACCAGTTAAAGGATAACCCGAACATGGACATCATCCCGAGGACGTTTATCTTCGGCGCCAAGGCGGCTCCGGCCTACACCAGGGCGAAGCTTACCATCAAGCTCATCAACTCCGTGGCCGATGTGATCAACAACGACCGCTCCATTAACGGAAAGCTTAAGGTGGTATTCATCGAGGATTACAGCGTTTCCAACGCCGAGCTGATCTTCGCGGCTGCCGATGTCAGCGAGCAGATTTCCACGGCCAGCAAGGAGGCCTCCGGTACCGGAAACATGAAGTTCATGTTAAACGGCGCCCTCACCATCGGCACCATGGACGGCGCTACGGTGGAGATGGCAGAAGAGGTGGGAGAGGAGAACATGTTCATCTTCGGCACCTCCTCCGACGAGATTATTAACCTTGAAAAGAACGGCGGCTACAATCCGATGGAAATCTTCAACTCCGACCAGGATATCCGCCGGGTGCTGATGCAGCTCATCAACGGCTACTATGCGCCGCAGGATCCGGAGATGTTCCGCGATATTTACAATTCGCTGCTCAATACTTATAACAGCGACAGGGCGGATACCTACTTTATCTTAAAGGATTTCCGCGCTTACATCGAGGCCGAGGATAAGATCGACAAGGCATACCGCGACGAGGCATGGTGGGCAAAGACGGCGATCTTAAACACCGCATGCAGCGGCAAGTTCTCTTCCGACCGTACCATCGAGGAGTATGTGAGAGACATCTGGCATCTGGAAAAGGTGAAGGTGGAAATGAAATAA
- a CDS encoding SpoIID/LytB domain-containing protein, which yields MRRFLCVLLLMVLIPYVTTLAVSGRESDGWHFEEAEGDGPFVAVERNGRVTNVDAEEFLIGVVAGQIPADYGSETLKAQAVLARTHVYRELDGASSIPEEALDIDCLSRAQMEKLWGEDMFSKNYQAIREALSETAGETLFYGGTWITPFFCRAAAGQTRSGGEEFPYLKAAVSPGDLEADGFLSQTTWTAAELARRLNEIPDGGAVQAEALPEEIQIAERDSSGYVTSLQICGNLYTGEEVQYALGLLSPCFSFEDLDGKIRVSCKGIGAGYGFSQAGANALEREGYDYKELLHYYFQDVEILDKDKNPV from the coding sequence ATGAGAAGATTTCTTTGCGTGCTGCTTTTGATGGTGTTGATTCCGTATGTGACGACGCTAGCTGTCTCCGGCAGGGAGAGCGATGGCTGGCATTTTGAAGAAGCGGAAGGGGACGGGCCTTTTGTGGCCGTGGAGCGGAACGGGCGTGTGACAAACGTGGATGCCGAGGAGTTTTTAATCGGCGTCGTGGCCGGACAGATTCCAGCCGATTATGGGAGCGAAACCTTAAAGGCCCAGGCCGTTCTTGCGCGTACCCATGTTTACCGGGAACTGGACGGGGCGTCTTCGATCCCGGAGGAGGCGCTGGACATCGACTGTTTAAGCCGTGCCCAGATGGAAAAGCTCTGGGGTGAGGACATGTTTTCCAAAAACTACCAGGCTATCCGGGAGGCGCTTTCTGAGACGGCAGGGGAAACGCTGTTTTACGGCGGAACGTGGATCACGCCGTTTTTCTGCCGGGCAGCGGCGGGGCAGACGAGAAGCGGCGGTGAGGAATTCCCGTATTTAAAGGCGGCCGTGAGTCCTGGCGATCTGGAAGCCGACGGCTTTTTGAGCCAGACCACATGGACGGCGGCGGAGCTTGCCAGGCGGTTAAATGAAATCCCGGATGGCGGGGCGGTGCAGGCGGAGGCGCTTCCGGAGGAAATCCAGATTGCGGAGCGGGACTCATCCGGCTACGTGACGAGCCTTCAGATCTGCGGGAACCTTTATACAGGCGAGGAAGTCCAGTACGCTCTGGGGCTTTTGTCCCCCTGTTTTTCTTTTGAAGACTTGGACGGGAAAATCCGCGTAAGCTGCAAGGGGATCGGGGCAGGATACGGGTTTTCCCAGGCCGGCGCAAATGCTCTGGAGC